A single Lolium perenne isolate Kyuss_39 chromosome 6, Kyuss_2.0, whole genome shotgun sequence DNA region contains:
- the LOC127308666 gene encoding uncharacterized protein has product MGTTVKPPPQPEPASVAAARKLHLLLRSRDLRPALSYLATLPSPLTLLPNHALNALLRALAAAGRVRAATDLFRRIPNPTAHSFNSLIAALLGRGRRRAANAVLAAFLRSPLASPDATTLNTLLHGLSTASPRPSPPYLLHLFRFLPSTYAFAPDAISYNSLLCALCRAGDLITARNLFDGMRVGGTDSSVSPNVVTYTTMIRAYCARKLADEALAVFEMMATDGVAPNRITYNTMLQGFCEAGRMELVKGLLETDSFKPDTCTFNTLMAAHCRGGRIKEAMEVFGQMVELRVSRDSASYSMVIRALCENGQFVRAEELVDELLEKEVLKKRGGSVPLIAAYNPVFVYLCENGKANKARMLFGQLLDRRSKVDFAAFKTLILGHCKEGDFEEGYQLVLSMLKRDLVPDDECYIAVVEGFSQKGRMKIAWEALHRMLNSGLRPSTSTFHSVLLGLLKKEGCAKEAADLIDIMLERKIRQNLDLSTNLIDALFKSNLNDRAYKIITSLYDHGYYIKMENLIGGLCEEKKFTEAAELTLFSFHKQEDLGLSICSMVLDGLCTTGRASDAFRLFYELIECGSSSAAAEPRSLVALHHALEEDGKMKEADFVAKQMRRAAARIRQMV; this is encoded by the coding sequence ATGGGCACGACGGTgaagccgccgccgcagccggagCCCgcgtcggtggcggcggcgaggaAGCTGCACCTCCTCCTCCGCTCCCGCGACCTGCGCCCGGCGCTCTCCTACCTCGCAACCCTCCCTTCGCCGCTCACACTCCTCCCCAACCACGCCCTCAACGCCCTCCTGCGCGctctcgccgccgccggccgcgtcCGCGCCGCCACCGACCTCTTCCGCCGCATCCCGAACCCCACCGCGCACTCCTTCAACTCCCTCATTGCCGCGCTCCTCGGCCGAGGCCGCCGCCGCGCGGCCAACGCCGtcctcgccgccttcctccgctccCCGCTCGCCTCCCCCGACGCCACAACGCTCAACACCCTCCTCCACGGCCTCTCCACCGCCTCCCCTCGCCCCTCGCCTCcctacctcctccacctcttccgCTTCCTGCCCAGCACCTACGCGTTCGCTCCCGACGCCATCTCGTACAACTCGCTGCTCTGCGCTCTGTGCCGCGCCGGCGACCTCATCACCGCGCGCAACCTGTTCGACGGAATGCGCGTCGGAGGCACAGATTCTTCCGTATCTCCTAACGTCGTCACTTACACGACCATGATCAGGGCATACTGCGCGAGGAAGCTAGCCGACGAGGCGCTCGCGGTCTTCGAGATGATGGCCACGGACGGTGTGGCGCCCAACAGGATCACCTACAACACGATGCTGCAGGGGTTCTGCGAGGCCGGCAGGATGGAGCTTGTGAAGGGATTGCTAGAGACGGACTCGTTCAAGCCAGACACATGCACATTCAACACACTGATGGCTGCGCATTGCAGGGGAGGGCGGATCAAGGAGGCGATGGAGGTGTTCGGCCAGATGGTGGAGCTCCGTGTGAGTCGCGACTCCGCAAGCTATAGCATGGTGATCAGGGCGTTGTGTGAGAACGGGCAGTTTGTGAGGGCTGAGGAGCTTGTGGATGAGCTTTTGGAGAAGGAGGTGCTCAAGAAGCGAGGGGGTTCTGTACCGCTCATCGCGGCATACAACCCGGTTTTCGTCTACTTGTGCGAGAATGGGAAGGCAAACAAGGCAAGGATGCTGTTTGGGCAGCTATTGGATCGAAGGAGCAAGGTTGACTTTGCTGCATTCAAGACATTAATTCTAGGGCACTGCAAGGAGGGAGATTTTGAAGAAGGGTACCAGTTGGTGCTGTCAATGTTGAAGAGGGATCTTGTGCCTGACGATGAATGCTACATTGCTGTGGTAGAAGGATTTTCGCAGAAAGGGAGGATGAAGATTGCATGGGAGGCCCTACATAGGATGTTGAATAGTGGTCTCCGGCCTAGCACAAGCACGTTCCACTCAGTTCTCTTGGGGCTTCTGAAAAAAGAAGGCTGTGCAAAAGAAGCTGCGGATTTGATTGATATAATGCTGGAGAGGAAAATCCGCCAGAATTTGGATCTTTCAACCAATCTGATTGATGCATTGTTCAAAAGCAACCTAAACGACCGTGCTTACAAAATCATTACATCTCTATATGACCATGGCTATTACATCAAGATGGAAAATTTAATCGGGGGCCTTTGCGAGGAAAAGAAGTTCACAGAGGCAGCGGAACTTACTTTGTTTAGCTTCCACAAGCAGGAAGACTTGGGTCTGTCGATATGCAGTATGGTTCTTGATGGTCTTTGCACAACTGGTAGAGCATCAGATGCATTCCGGCTTTTCTATGAACTCATTGAGTGCGGAAGCAGTTCTGCTGCTGCTGAACCTCGCAGTTTGGTTGCACTTCATCATGCACTTGAGGAAGACGGAAAAATGAAAGAAGCTGATTTTGTTGCTAAACAGATGAGGCGTGCAGCTGCCAGAATTAGGCAAATGGTCTGA
- the LOC139832047 gene encoding F-box protein At4g22280-like, producing the protein MKSKKRHADRLSTLPDEMLQHILSHLTSEEAVQTSLLSHRWRDVYAGVPVVDLLDPKSGRNKQEQLVCFDQQVTGAILCKSPGTPISTFRLNAFSPPRDLLDQWILIAMSSGVEEIDVKLRYLHCSRRRLCPFGSSNKASADFDQHERKSYVKTQHHLFRCPTLRCLRLANWTLDLPPGGVAMLATLDTLCLVRIMDPKDQLQHLLSSCPHLTHLTLQECPSLTDITVTSARLKSFAMICCHHARRVELSSHRLQLLQYKGGLLPHNSLFKLADHAGVVALKIEICQDLSDKEPTEFAPATQLIKGCTKLAHLHLSLRPSMDHCSSFFFTDVLPCMQHLRQLGLQCCFRNDNDVRSVAVLLGETENLEVLSLFPLGSETQKDVGTWYWSDSESDTEPEDGGGDGVDYSSRVTDGFWPTHIRCLDDKLRRINIWNYRGLQLEKMLAKFLLSKAAALEEFSVTLTAGCSQNKSKIAKEVRSWRMNHHTRVTVNRC; encoded by the coding sequence ATGAAGAGCAAGAAGAGGCACGCCGACCGGCTGAGCACTCTCCCAGACGAGATGCTACAGCACATCCTCTCCCACCTTACGTCCGAGGAAGCCGTGCAAACAAGCCTGCTCTCCCACCGGTGGCGCGACGTCTACGCCGgcgtccccgtcgtcgacctcctCGACCCAAAGAGTGGCAGGAACAAGCAAGAACAACTGGTCTGCTTCGACCAGCAGGTGACAGGCGCGATCCTCTGCAAGTCCCCTGGGACGCCCATCTCCACCTTCCGCCTCAACGCCTTCAGCCCGCCACGCGACCTGCTTGACCAGTGGATCCTCATCGCCATGTCCTccggtgtcgaggagatcgacgtCAAGCTGAGGTATCTGCATTGCTCCAGACGCCGTCTCTGCCCGTTTGGCTCATCCAACAAGGCCTCGGCAGACTTCGATCAACACGAGCGGAAAAGCTACGTCAAGACGCAGCACCATCTCTTCAGGTGCCCTACTCTTCGATGCCTCCGCCTCGCGAACTGGACGCTCGATCTCCCGCCGGGCGGGGTGGCCATGTTGGCGACGTTGGATACGCTTTGCCTTGTAAGGATCATGGACCCGAAAGATCAGCTGCAGCATCTGCTTTCAAGCTGCCCGCACCTCACTCACCTGACGCTGCAGGAGTGCCCGAGTCTCACGGACATCACCGTTACCAGCGCCCGCCTAAAGAGCTTTGCCATGATCTGCTGCCACCATGCCAGGCGCGTCGAGCTGAGCAGTCACCGCCTACAGTTGCTGCAATACAAAGGCGGATTGCTTCCTCACAACTCCCTCTTCAAGCTCGCAGACCACGCAGGAGTCGTGGCATTGAAGATTGAAATATGTCAAGACCTCTCCGACAAAGAGCCAACAGAATTTGCTCCGGCCACTCAGCTCATCAAAGGGTGCACCAAACTGGCGCACCTCCACCTTTCCTTGCGCCCATCGATGGATCACTGTAGCAGCTTCTTCTTCACAGATGTGTTGCCCTGCATGCAACATCTCAGGCAGTTGGGCCTCCAGTGCTGCTTCCGCAATGACAATGACGTCAGGTCGGTTGCTGTCTTGCTAGGTGAGACCGAAAACCTGGAAGTGTTGTCGCTGTTTCCGCTTGGTTCGGAGACTCAAAAGGATGTGGGTACATGGTATTGGTCTGATAGCGAATCAGACACCGAGCCTGAGGATGGTGGCGGCGATGGGGTCGACTATAGTAGCCGGGTGACCGATGGTTTCTGGCCAACACACATCAGGTGCTTGGATGATAAGCTGAGAAGAATCAACATCTGGAACTACAGAGGGCTGCAACTTGAAAAGATGCTTGCAAAGTTTCTGCTTTCCAAGGCCGCGGCTTTGGAGGAATTTTCAGTTACCTTAACAGCTGGGTGTTCCCAAAATAAGAGCAAGATAGCAAAGGAGGTACGATCCTGGCGGATGAACCACCATACCAGAGTAACCGTAAATAGGTGCTAG
- the LOC127310706 gene encoding F-box/LRR-repeat protein At4g14103-like, with the protein MAFSPEHKRSAPSDRISGLSDDVLGHVLSFLPTKEAACAAALSRRWRHIFGSVHTISFQEAEGARANDWTTWYYEMLERKSCSDELLDNVSAALLCRRRCARIPVPLRSLRFAFDSWHRWDKVAIDQWLAYVLQPPRGCCHNHPGLHLDLRFHVSPICDFSDDRRRDDDAGSDSDDDPFVNRWRYLLPGRLFSCTALRTLCVAFCRLALPRINVVDLPFLDTMRLTALSDSGRSIQWLISSCPRLADLTLEALWNLKRVSVLNKPLRRFAIRCCHNVRTVDIDASKLRSLEYGGRGLPKSFMSLHGSPPATIPLCTTIGFCKPLSWEAEFANLTRFLEEISNTKHLHLHHGGLQSRFFDAGFPLFSRLTRLTLQGCIGSSNTVATIGRILDQTPNLEILSLLMWESQKGMADTRVAVFDEITEPIFSLPCLRTGVTEISVEDYEGSMPEKMLVKLLLRNALVLERLQVVFTEGLSSEQKNILEVQMGRWGMPNSEKVFM; encoded by the coding sequence ATGGCTTTTTCACCTGAGCACAAGAGGTCGGCGCCGTCAGATCGCATCAGCGGCCTCTCCGACGATGTACTGGGCCACGTCCTCTCCTTCCTCCCCACCAAGGAGGCTGCATGCGCGGCCGCGCTGTCCCGCCGGTGGCGGCacatcttcggcagcgtccacaccATCTCCTTCCAGGAGGCGGAGGGCGCGAGGGCCAATGACTGGACAACATGGTACTACGAGATGCTGGAAAGGAAAAGCTGCAGCGACGAGCTCCTCGATAATGTCAGCGCCGCGCTCCTCTGTCGTCGCCGGTGCGCCCGCATCCCCGTGCCGCTGCGCAGCCTCCGCTTCGCCTTTGACAGCTGGCACAGGTGGGATAAGGTCGCCATCGACCAGTGGCTCGCCTACGTTCTGCAACCGCCGCGTGGGTGCTGCCACAACCACCCGGGGCTCCACCTCGACCTGCGCTTCCACGTCAGCCCCATCTGTGATTTCAGCGACGACAGGAGGAGAGATGATGATGCTGGCAGCGACTCCGACGACGACCCCTTCGTCAATAGGTGGAGGTATCTCCTTCCAGGGAGGCTATTTTCTTGCACCGCCCTACGGACACTGTGTGTAGCCTTTTGCCGGTTGGCGCTACCGAGGATCAATGTCGTCGACTTGCCTTTTCTCGACACAATGCGCCTCACAGCCCTCAGCGACTCTGGGAGAAGCATCCAGTGGCTTATCTCGAGCTGTCCCCGTCTCGCTGACCTGACTCTTGAAGCCCTGTGGAACCTCAAACGGGTCTCAGTTCTCAACAAACCTCTCCGCCGATTCGCCATCCGCTGCTGCCACAACGTCAGGACTGTCGACATTGACGCATCCAAGCTGAGGTCGCTAGAGTACGGGGGTAGGGGGCTGCCGAAATCTTTCATGTCTCTACACGGCTCACCGCCGGCAACCATCCCTCTGTGCACCACCATCGGTTTCTGCAAGCCTCTCTCCTGGGAGGCAGAGTTTGCCAACCTCACAAGGTTTCTCGAGGAAATCTCTAACACCAAGCACCTGCATCTGCACCATGGGGGCTTACAGAGCAGATTCTTCGATGCGGGGTTCCCACTTTTCTCCCGCCTGACGCGGCTCACGCTTCAAGGCTGCATTGGAAGCAGCAACACTGTCGCTACCATTGGTAGGATCTTGGATCAGACCCCAAACCTGGAGATTCTCTCGCTGCTGATGTGGGAGTCACAAAAGGGGATGGCTGATACGAGGGTCGCAGTTTTCGACGAGATAACGGAGCCCATcttttctctcccatgcttgcggACTGGGGTGACGGAGATCAGCGTGGAAGATTATGAGGGCAGCATGCCAGAGAAGATGTTGGTCAAGCTCTTGCTTCGCAATGCGTTGGTTCTTGAAAGGTTGCAGGTAGTGTTCACTGAGGGGTTGAGCTCTGAGCAAAAGAATATTCTGGAGGTCCAGATGGGAAGATGGGGAATGCCCAATTCAGAAAAGGTCTTCATGTAG